The following are encoded together in the Nitrospira sp. genome:
- a CDS encoding intradiol ring-cleavage dioxygenase: MRKEEPYSQYLISRREALAWVGTTSVILTMTGMRGPAHAGPGTSPHLCIVRPDQTEGPYFIDERLHRSDIRTDPTDNRVAPGTPLALTFHVMRLKAGACQPLPDAQVDIWHCDARGIYSDVQDPGFDTTGQKFLRGYQLTDAQGAARFQTIYPGWYPIRTVHVHFKIRTAAVVRRRYEFTSQVYFPDDLTDQVHQAFPYSPNGRRRVRNHHDFIFRDGGDRLMLQPSETNNGYTATFPIALLLS, encoded by the coding sequence GTGAGAAAAGAAGAGCCCTATTCCCAATACCTGATCTCTCGCCGTGAAGCCTTGGCATGGGTGGGAACGACCAGTGTCATCTTAACGATGACGGGAATGCGAGGCCCGGCCCATGCCGGTCCTGGCACGTCTCCCCATCTCTGCATCGTCCGTCCTGATCAGACCGAAGGTCCGTATTTCATCGATGAACGACTGCACCGGTCAGATATTCGCACTGATCCAACTGATAACCGAGTTGCACCAGGGACGCCGTTAGCCCTCACCTTCCACGTCATGCGTCTCAAGGCGGGAGCTTGTCAGCCTCTACCAGATGCTCAAGTCGACATCTGGCACTGTGATGCGCGAGGTATCTATTCTGATGTCCAAGACCCAGGATTTGATACAACCGGACAAAAGTTTTTGCGCGGATATCAACTGACCGATGCCCAAGGGGCTGCACGATTCCAAACGATTTATCCAGGCTGGTATCCCATACGAACCGTGCATGTTCATTTCAAGATCCGCACTGCGGCGGTTGTCAGAAGAAGATATGAGTTCACGTCACAAGTGTACTTTCCCGATGACCTGACAGACCAAGTCCACCAAGCATTTCCCTACTCACCGAATGGACGTCGTCGTGTACGCAATCACCATGATTTCATCTTTCGAGACGGCGGCGATCGCTTGATGTTGCAGCCATCGGAAACGAACAATGGCTATACCGCAACCTTCCCGATCGCGCTGCTCCTGTCCTGA